The nucleotide sequence CACCGCCCGGCTGCCCCGGCTCCTCGCCTGGCTGGAGAGCAGCGGCACGGACGTGCTGTGCGTCCAGGAGACCAAGTGCACCGCCGAGCAGTTCCCCACCGAGGAGCTGCGCGCCCTCGGGTACGAGTCGGTGGTCAACGCCACGGGCCGGTGGAACGGCGTGGCCCTGGTCTCCCGCGTCGGCCTCGCCGACGTGGTCACGGGGCTGCCGGGCGGCCCGGAGTACGACGGGATGGACGAGCCCCGCGCGATCTCCGCGACCTGCGGCCCGGTCCGCGTCTGGTCGGTCTACGTGCCGAACGGCCGGGAGGTCGCCCACGAGCACTACGCGTACAAGCTGCGCTGGCTGGAGGCGCTGAAGGCGGCCGTCGCGGAGGACGCGGCGGGGGACCGTCCCTTCGCTGTCCTGGGTGACTACAACATCGCGCCGACCGACGACGACGTCTGGGACCGGGCCGCCTTCGAGGGCCTCACCCACGTGACGGAGCCCGAGCGGGCCGCGCTCGCCGGCCTGCGCGAGGCCGGTCTGTCCGACGTGGTCCCGCGCCCCCTGAAGTACGACCACCCCTTCACGTACTGGGACTACCGCCAGCTCTGCTTCCCGAAGAACCGGGGCATGCGCATCGACCTGGTCTACGGCAACAAGCCCTTCGCCGAGGCCGTCACGGACAGCTATGTGGACCGTGAGGAGCGCAAGGGCAAGGGCGCCTCGGACCACGCGCCCGTCGTCGTCGACCTCGACGTCAAGGCCTGATCCGAAGGGCAGCCGCCGGACACGGCGGGCGCACGGGGCGCCCGGCGGCGGAAACGATCTCCGCGCGCCGGGTGGTCGACCAGGAGGTGGCGGTGCGACGCTGGTCGGATGAACATCCCGTTTCTGGACAACTGGCGCAAGCGGCACGAAACCGAGCCGGCCGACTCCCCGCTGGCCGCTGCCTTCGACCGTGACCCCGACGGGGTGGCCGAGCTGCTCGCCGAGTGCGAGCTGCTGCGCGCCCGGGTCGCGCAGTCCGGGGTGGAGCTCGACGACACCCCGCGCTCCCTCCAGGAGCTGGACCAGCTGCCGCCGCGCTGGCGCGACGACCCGGAGGAGCTGCCCTGGATCGGGAACGACGCCGGGCTGTACCTCGGCACGGTCGTCGTGCGGAACGTGCCGGGTGCCCGCTGGCAGGTGTGGCCGGGCGGCGGCCCGGTGGTGCGGCTGGCCTCCGGCCGGGAGATCCAGGTCGTCGAGGCCGGTCTCGACTGGGCCATGACGGGGTCGCCCGAGCTCTCCCAGGTGTACGCCGAGGCCGCCGAGTACTGATGACGTCGCCGCGCTCGCGGCGGGCCCGCACGACCGCTCACGCCACCCTTTTGCAGTAAATACGGCTTATTGCGGTTTCATGCGTGTCGGGCGTGAAGTCCCTTTTCTGGTGGATAGTTTGCGCTGACTCGACACCGCTGAGAAATGGGGCAGGGCAGCGTATGGCCGTCGTCGATCCGCTGATCGAACTGCGTGGCGTCAACAAGCACTACGGCACGTTGCACGTCCTCCAGTCCATCGATCTCACCGTCGGCCGGGGGGAGGTGGTCGTCGTCATCGGCCCGTCCGGCTCCGGCAAGTCCACCCTCTGCCGGGCGATGAACCGCCTGGAGACCGTGGAGTCGGGCGAGATCGTCATCGACGGACAGGCCCTCCCCGAGGAGGGCAAGGCGCTCGCCCGGCTGCGCGCCGAGGTCGGCATGGTCTTCCAGTCCTTCAACCTCTTCGCGCACAAGACCGTCCTCGCGAACGTCTCCCTCGCACAGATCAAGGTCCGCAAGCGCAAGAAGGAGGACGCCGACCGGCGGTCCCGCGAACTCCTCGACCGGGTCGGCCTCGCCGCCCACGCCGACAAGTACCCCGCCCAGCTCTCCGGCGGCCAGCAGCAGCGCGTCGCCATCGCCCGCGCCCTCGCCATGGACCCCAAGGCGCTGCTCTTCGACGAGCCGACCTCCGCCCTCGACCCCGAGATGATCAACGAGGTCCTTGAGGTCATGCAGCAACTCGCCCACGAGGGAATGACGATGGTGGTCGTCACCC is from Streptomyces venezuelae ATCC 10712 and encodes:
- a CDS encoding exodeoxyribonuclease III yields the protein MRIATWNVNSITARLPRLLAWLESSGTDVLCVQETKCTAEQFPTEELRALGYESVVNATGRWNGVALVSRVGLADVVTGLPGGPEYDGMDEPRAISATCGPVRVWSVYVPNGREVAHEHYAYKLRWLEALKAAVAEDAAGDRPFAVLGDYNIAPTDDDVWDRAAFEGLTHVTEPERAALAGLREAGLSDVVPRPLKYDHPFTYWDYRQLCFPKNRGMRIDLVYGNKPFAEAVTDSYVDREERKGKGASDHAPVVVDLDVKA
- a CDS encoding DUF6278 family protein, which gives rise to MNIPFLDNWRKRHETEPADSPLAAAFDRDPDGVAELLAECELLRARVAQSGVELDDTPRSLQELDQLPPRWRDDPEELPWIGNDAGLYLGTVVVRNVPGARWQVWPGGGPVVRLASGREIQVVEAGLDWAMTGSPELSQVYAEAAEY
- a CDS encoding amino acid ABC transporter ATP-binding protein — encoded protein: MAVVDPLIELRGVNKHYGTLHVLQSIDLTVGRGEVVVVIGPSGSGKSTLCRAMNRLETVESGEIVIDGQALPEEGKALARLRAEVGMVFQSFNLFAHKTVLANVSLAQIKVRKRKKEDADRRSRELLDRVGLAAHADKYPAQLSGGQQQRVAIARALAMDPKALLFDEPTSALDPEMINEVLEVMQQLAHEGMTMVVVTHEMGFARSAANRVVFMADGKIVEDRAPEDFFTAPRSDRAKDFLSKILKH